The Candidatus Binataceae bacterium genome segment GCGACTTGATCCCCGCGCGCCGCAGGTTGCGCGCGGCCAGTTCGGCGACCCGCCCGGCCCCGATCAGCATCACGGTCTTGTCGCGCAGGCTATCAAAAATCTTCGCCGCGAGCGTGACCGCGGCCGAGCTGACTGAGACCGCGCCGTGCCCGATCAGCGTTGCCTTGCGGACCTGCTTGCCGACCGCAAAGGCGCGATGGAACGCGCGATGGAGCACCAGGCCGGTGGCGCCCGCGGCCACCGCTTCGGCGTAGACCGCTTTGAGTTGGCCGAGAATCTGCGGCTCCCCGACCACCATCGAATCGAGGCTGGCGCTGACGCGGAACAGATGGCGGACGGCGTCGCGGCCAGTGAAGTGATAGAGCATCGGCGCGAAGCGCTCGGCGGCAAGGCCGCGATCGGCGGCGAGGAATGCGGCGATTTGCCCGGCGCTCGGCGGCTCGCCGTGGGCGAGCGCGATCAGTTCGACGCGGTTGCAGGTCGAGAGCAGGGCCGCTTCAGCGATCGGCGGGAGCTGCTCGCGTAAACGCCCCAGCGCCGGCACGATCTCAGCGTCGGCATAGGCGAGGCGTTCGCGCACCGCGACCGCGGCCGTGCGATGGTTGACGCCGACCACGAAGATTGCCCGGCCCATCCTAGCCGAAGCTCCCGCCGTGCTTGCCCGGAGTCACAAGCTGTATCCCGACGAACGACCCAATCAACAGGGTGAAAACCACAATGGTCAAGGCCGCGACACGCCGCCCACGCCATCCAGCGGTCAGCCGCGATTCGAGCAACGCCGCATACATCAACCAGATCACCAGCGACCACGACTCCTGCGGCTCCCATGACCAAAAATGGCCCCAGGTGGAGTCGGCCCAGATGGCGCCGGTCACGATCGCCAAGCTGAGCATCAGAAAGCCCCAAATCAGCAGACGGTAATTAACGCGGTCGAGCTTTTCGAGGCTTGGCGCGCGCTCGTCGTCCGGCGCCAATGGCCGTTTGGCCTTCAGCCGATGCTCGAAGATGAGGTAAACCAGGCTCACGCTGGCGGCTAGCAGAAAGAGGGCGAAGCCGGCGAAGGCGAGCGTCACGTGAATCGGCAGCCAGGCGCTGCGCAGCGCTGCAGGAATGCGCAGGTTCTGCCGGCTCATCGTCGCGACGGCGATCGTCGTCGCGACCAGCACTAGTGGCGCGACGAAAGCGCCAATCACCGCCATCCGAAACCGCAGGATCAGGATCAAACCGGCAAGCGCGGTCAGCCACGATAGAAAATCAATCGATTGCACCAGGTTGGTGACCGGCATATTGCCGGCTTCCGTCGCGCTCCCGATCAGCACTGCCGCCTGCGCCACGATCCCGACCGCAAAGGCGCCGAGCGCGATCCGTGTCCATCGGCGATCGCGCCCCTCACGATCGAGAATAAAACCGGTGGCCGCCGCCAGGTAACAGATCAGCGCCGGCAGGAGCACGAGAGGATTCATTTGGCTTCGACGGCCGGCGTAACTTGATAGTGCAGCGGATCGGACAACCTCGCATCAAGGCCGAGGCCGGCGAGGGTGGCCCCAAGATGGCGCATCAGGATATCGTCCAGCGCGGCATAGTCGCCCCGCGTGATCGCGTTGCGCAATTCCCGCACGAGGGTGTTCGAGAGCTGCGCTCGTCGGGCTAAGTCCGGTTCGCATTCGCGGAGTCGGGCGCGGGTCTGAGCCAGGATTGTCAGCAGCGTCGCGTATTCCACGCCGAAAGACTGCTCGAGCTCCTGGC includes the following:
- the ccsB gene encoding c-type cytochrome biogenesis protein CcsB — its product is MNPLVLLPALICYLAAATGFILDREGRDRRWTRIALGAFAVGIVAQAAVLIGSATEAGNMPVTNLVQSIDFLSWLTALAGLILILRFRMAVIGAFVAPLVLVATTIAVATMSRQNLRIPAALRSAWLPIHVTLAFAGFALFLLAASVSLVYLIFEHRLKAKRPLAPDDERAPSLEKLDRVNYRLLIWGFLMLSLAIVTGAIWADSTWGHFWSWEPQESWSLVIWLMYAALLESRLTAGWRGRRVAALTIVVFTLLIGSFVGIQLVTPGKHGGSFG